From the Quercus lobata isolate SW786 chromosome 6, ValleyOak3.0 Primary Assembly, whole genome shotgun sequence genome, one window contains:
- the LOC115994489 gene encoding probable aquaporin NIP7-1 yields the protein MKALLEEQLPHHNSNNASTCDQSKDDQEMGSSAMSKSGNVFSNSGFSCFPRGMDLNLGRVALAEMVGTFILMFSVCGIIACTQLLKGEVGLLEYAATAGLTVVVVIFSIGPISCAHVNPAITIAFASFGHFPWSKVPLYIIAQILGSVLATYVGQSVYGLKPEIMITRPLQGCNSAFWVELIASFIIMFLAASLTYQAQSVGHLSGFAVGIAIALAVLITGPVSGGSMNPARSLGPAIISWKFNDLWIYVTAPVIGAVTGALLFRVLRLQCQPCSSMPNPSS from the exons ATGAAAGCCTTGTTGGAAGAGCAACTACCTCATCACAATTCAAACAATGCATCAACTTGTGACCAGTCTAAAGATGATCAAGAAATGGGCTCTAGTGCCATGTCAAAGAGTGGAAATGTCTTCAGCAACTCAGGCTTTAGCTGCTTTCCACGAGGAATGGATCTAAATCTTGGACGTGTG GCTTTAGCAGAGATGGTAGGGACTTTCATTTTGATGTTTTCAGTATGTGGGATCATAGCATGCACCCAGCTGTTGAAAGGCGAAGTGGGTCTCCTGGAGTATGCAGCCACAGCAGGATTGACAGTGGTGGTTGTGATTTTCTCAATAGGGCCTATCTCTTGTGCGCATGTTAATCCTGCTATCACAATTGCTTTTGCAAGCTTTGGTCATTTTCCATGGTCCAAG GTTCCACTCTATATAATAGCACAAATATTGGGTTCTGTATTGGCAACATATGTTGGACAGTCAGTTTATGGTTTAAAACCAGAAATTATGATCACCAGGCCACTACAAGGTTGCAATTCTGCCTTCTGGGTGGAGCTCATTGCAAGTTTTATAATCATGTTCCTAGCTGCATCATTGACATACCAAGCACAATCT GTAGGCCACTTGTCTGGCTTTGCTGTTGGAATAGCCATTGCACTAGCTGTGTTAATCACAGG GCCAGTTTCAGGAGGATCAATGAATCCTGCAAGGTCATTAGGGCCTGCAATCATTTCATGGAAGTTCAATGACTTATGGATATATGTAACTGCCCCAGTCATTGGAGCTGTTACAGGTGCTCTACTGTTTCGTGTTCTGCGTCTTCAATGCCAGCCATGTAGTTCAATGCCTAACCCATCTAGTTAA
- the LOC115994488 gene encoding signal peptidase complex subunit 3B-like: MHSFGYRANALITLGVTVLALMCAMASLSDNLNSPTPSAQVQVLNVNWFQKQRNGNEEVSLTLNISADLQSMFTWNTKQVFVFLAAEYETPKNSLNQVSLWDDIIPSKERAKFLIHTTNKYRFIDQGSNLQGKEFNLTLHWHVMPKTGKMFADKIVMTGYRLPEEYR, translated from the exons atgCATTCGTTTGGGTACAGAGCCAACGCTCTGATAACGTTGGGGGTGACCGTACTTGCCCTCATGTGCGCCATGGCTTCTCTCTCCGACAACCTCAATTCCCCCACTCCCTCTGCCCAAGtccag GTACTCAATGTTAATTGGTTTCAGAAGCAACGCAATGGAAACGAGGAG gTTAGCTTGACATTGAATATCTCAGCTGATTTGCAGTCGATGTTCACGTGGAACACTAAACAG GTCTTTGTCTTTCTAGCTGCTGAGTATGAAACCCCAAAGAATTCTCTGAATCAG GTTTCCCTTTGGGATGATATTATACCATCTAAAGAACGCGCAAAGTTTTTGATTCACACCACAAATAAGTATCGCTTTATTGATCAG GGAAGCAATCTGCAGGGTAAAGAGTTTAACTTGACTCTGCACTGGCATGTCATGCCCAAAACTGGCAAGATGTTTGCTGACAAAATAGTTATGACTGGATACCGTCTGCCAGAAGAATATAGATAA